The Borrelia sp. HM sequence ACAGAACTTTGAAGCTCTTTCATATCAACAACCTTTGCAACATCTATTTCTGACATAAGCAAATTCAATCTTTTTGTTAAGAACTGCTGCCTTTCCTTAGCAGAATGATATTCAGCATTTTCCTTTAAATCACCAAGCTCACGAGCTTTACCAATTTCTTTAGAATTTTCTGGTATTTCTACATCCTTTAAATACTGCAATTCTTTTTGTTTTCTACTAAGAGAACTTAAAATAGTTAAAAATCCTACCTCAACCTTCTCTCCTGCGAATTGCATTTTCTCATCTTCAAATTCAATATCACCAAATATAGTCCTTATTGCAGATTTAATATGTAGAAGATCTTTTGGAGGAAAATCTCTTATATAAAAACACGTCATATATACCCTTTTGGCAAGTTCCTCATCCATAACCTTACCTAAAACAATATTAAGGTATCTATCCTTAATCAAAAGATTAATTACCATCCTATAAATTCTCTTATTAGCAACAGAATTGTTTTTATTATTAATTTTAACAACACTACCTGTTAAAATTTTAATCAAATTTACTAATAACTCTGAATCAGAATAATCTAAATTTACTGAATAAATGGTGTAATGTTTTAAAATCCAAATATAAGCATCTTTATAGACTTTATAATTTTTGATGACATAATTAAAAAGCTGTTCTATTTCTTTTAGATCTTCCTTATAAAGAGAATCTATCAATTTCTTATTAATGTAATAAGGAAAAAGTTGTTTATAATAACAAACCCAATCAATCAACTCTTCTTTAATTAAAGATACCAACTCTTTTTTGATCTCTGCATTCAAGATTGAATCAAAAAGATCAACTATATTTTTAGAATACTCTCTTAAGAGAACTTCTAAATTAATATCTTTTTCAATATTAATTTTTAAAGCAATTCCATTTTCAGAGTTTTTTAAAGATTTAAGTATCACATAAGAACTTATCACATAGTGATCAACTTTTGTAAAATTATTAACATAAATTAAAAAATAATTAAGCATCTCCTCTTCAATATGCAAATCCTTTACAACACCACCTGCTGTACAATAATGCATAAAAATTTCATATCTTTTGTAAAAATCTTTTTCTATTTTAAACTTATCATAAACTTTTTCATTAAAATTAGAAGCCCTCTCATTATACATATAAAAGTCAGCTTTTCCGGATGCCATAACAAAATGAGGATTATCTCTTAAAATTTGCTTAGCTTTTATACTCCAAGCATTCCACACGCTTTGAGTCATTAAACTTGGAACAAGTTCTCGCTTGATTCCTTTAAGATCAATTGATTTATAACTTTTAATAATTACTTTTAAAGCCCATTCAATATCTCTTTTTAAACTCTCTACAAGTTCTTCTTTTGGTTTAATTGCCTTTAAAACCCTAATATTATCTTTTTCAAGAGGTACTAAAGCAGAAATAGCCATATCAAAACTAATAAAATGTCCACGCTTAGAAACAAAATCAACTACAATACCTTGTTCATTTACATCTTTAACTATTCCTACAAACCAAGTCTGATGATAAACAAAATTTCCTTTAGCAAAAAATAAATACTTTTCAAAATCAGAATAAACATCAACAAAATTTTTATCTAAGTTTTCAATGTCAGATTTTTCAAGATATTCCTCAATATTTTTAATATCCTTATATTTTTCTCTTAAAAAGAGAACTAAATTCTCTCTTGCTTTCTGATTTTTATTATCAAGCTTTAAAATTCCTTTCAAAATTTCTATTGTTTCATTAACATGTTCACTTATAGAGTAATGTTCATATAAATCCTCATAAAGAACCACAGCTTTTTTAAAACCAAGTTCTTTTTCAACTTTCTGAAGTATTAAAAGAAAAGAATCAAAGTCATCAGAAGTATATCGAATCAATTTAGACCATATTTCTCTGATGCCTGACATTTGTTTTTTATCAATAAAACGATAAATTGCTTTTCTAAAAAAATATATTGACTTTTGCAAATCAATATTCTCATAATGCATAGCAAGCTGCCTTACAAATACAGTATCATCAACATCAGATTCAACAATACGAATCCAAATATCTGGTAATTTATCATTTTCATTATTTTGCGAATATATCTTTGCAAGCGTGTAAAGTGCATGCTTATTCTCAGAAGTTAAAAGCATCTTATGACATATATGCTCAACAAGAGACCACCTCAAATTTTGGGAAAACAAATCTAAAACTGTAAGCAAACTCATATCATTAAGTGGCCTTCTACTATATATAAGCATGCCTGAAATATAAAGACCAGCAATACTCTTCTTGATATCCTTTAAATGTTTACTACAAATATCTAGAGCTTCCTCTGTTAAATTCTCCAAAATTATATTATCTATTAATTCATCCAATTCCTTTATCTTTGCAAGAGAATAATTATTAACAACTATCCTTGTCCATTTATCCTCTTGTAAGATATTATCCAATCTTTCTATAGTGGTGTTAGACATTCAACTCTCCTAATATCAATTTTATTAAAATTAAACTAATTGACATACTGTTGATATATTCCTATATCTATTTCTTTAATATAAGATAAAATTTCATCAATTCGGACACGATCTTCTTTTATCCTTACATAATGATCAATAAGCCAAAAATATTTATTAATAAGCCTTGGAAGCAATATACTTTCATTTATAGATCGATAAGATTTTTCTTTAAGCTCATTGCGTAAACTATAAACAGACTGCTTTAAATGACCAAGTTCAATAGGTCTTAATTCTCGCTTTATATTAAATACACCATTCAATGCACCATAAACAGGTATCCATTCCTTAATAAGAGTATCAGAAATATTCCTATCAATCTTAATAGCTTCTATTAACTTAAGTATCATTTCAGATTCAAGAGCATCTATATCTATCTTTTGGGGATTAATAAAAAAAGCTTCTCTAAATAAAACCTTAGCTTCTTTAATTTCATCAATAAGAGCATAAGAATCAGCAAGCTCAGCAACTACATCTGCATTCTCTTTCGCATCCCCTAATATCTGCAAAAAAACGGATATAGCCCTCTCATAATTCCCCATTCCCTTATAAGACTTAGCAATCTTTATTAAAATATCCAAGTTTTCTGGTTGTAATTTATATATATCTTTATATATAGTTAAGCATAATTGAAATATAAAATATTTAATTGAGTTTCGGCCTTGAACAAAATCAAAATTCATCTTTTTTAAATATCTTCTAGCAAAATTATTCCACTCTCTAACTAAAAATTCAGCCTTTTCATAGTCCTTATCTATCCGATCAAGACTTTCAACCTGACCACTCCAATATACAGAACTTTTTAAAGCAGTCAAAACCTCAATATTATCAAAATCAAGAGCATGTGCTTCTTCTGATTTCATTAAAGCTGTTTTAAAATCACCTTTTCTGAAGCTTAAATAAACATCCTTGATTAATTCCGCGATTTTTTCTGATGACACATTCCTACCACTTTAAAATATATATAAATCCCAAACTAGTTTATATAATTATAACATTAATAAGTTTTTAGTCAAACCAGCCTATTTAAAACCAAAAACAATATTCTATTTATTATTTTTTTAATATAGAATTTATGTAAAAAATGTTAAAAACAATCATCATGAGGATAGCTTCGATTTTATGGACATGGAAACTAACAAACTTATTAAGAAATCTATTCGCTATTATAACTCTCAAAAATATTCAGACGTAATAAAACTCTTAGAAAAGGAAATTTTCTTTTACAAGAATTACTACTTTTATCATTACATTTTAGGAATGTCTTATCTTCGAATAGGAAATTTAGGAAATGCTCAAACATATCTTAAAAAAGCTTATACTTTAAATCCAACAGAACCAGATGTTAAACAATCAATAGCAATATTACTAGCAGCCCAAGGGAAAGAAGACAAAGCTATACAAATATGGCTTAAAATGATAGAAGATAATCAAGCAATAAAACGATCAGAACTCTCCTTAGAAGTGATTAGAAAAAATCCCATTCAAGGGACATTATTCCTAAACAAAAACAAACTATATGCTAAGCTATTTCCAAAAATCAAAGTCAAAACAAAATATAAAATATCTAAATTAATAAAATTACTAACAATACCAAGCCTTGTATTTTTAGTAATATCAATACTCTTATTTACAAACTACAACGAAGTAATTAAACTGATATTAAAAATCAATCCTACATCACAAGAAAAAAAAGCTTTAAACAATATTGCAGCATATATTGATGATATTAAAATAAATGATAAAGAAAAAATTGAAAATCATGAAGGACAATTTGTGTTCATACTCACTGAAACTGAAATCAAAAATTCATTTCAAAAAATTAAAAATCATCTAAAAAAAAGTAAAGATAATTTTGCAAGAATTGAAATAAATAAGATATTAAACTCAAATGCATCAGAATCAATTAAACTTAAAGCCAAAAATTTAGCAAGTTTTATCTCAAGACCAGACTTTATTACATTCAATGACTATTTAACTTTAAAACAAATTCAAAAAAATCCATCAATTTACTCAAATGTATATGTAAAATGGGAGGGAATTACACATAATGTTGAAAAAAAAGATAACATAACTTACTTTGACTTTTATGTTGGATATAACAAAAATGTCCTTGAAGGAATAATAACTACAAAAACAAGTTTTGATATCGATATTGATTTCAAGGACTCTGTTGAAATACTTGGACAAATAGATTATGACTATAACACAAATAAAATAACTTTAAATGCAATCACAATACGCAAAATAGAGAGAAAAAATTAACTTTGTGACTATCATATAAAACCATTGAAGCTTAATTACTTTCTACTAAAAAGGTGTGCTTAAAAATTTATCATTCCCTTTAACAAATTTTATGGTCTCATCAAAAGACAATAACAACTCTTCCTTCTTGGTTAAGTCTCTTACCTTTATCTTATCCTCTTTATATTCCTCTTGTCCTATAAAAAATAAAAATCTTATAGCTTTATCAAGAGCATATTCTATTTGTTCCTTAATATTCTTACCATCCTTATTCTTTGGATATACCTCACAAGCAATATTATTTATCTTAGAATAATCATGTCTTCTAAATTTATCTGCAAGTTTATAATAATAGTCTTGCAATTCAGAGTCTATGTTAACAATTAATACCCTTGAACTGGCTTTAACAACAAATAATTTAATATAATTAAATTTATCACTCTCAATTATATGTTGAATCCTATCAACACCAAAAGATCCACCAACTCCTGACACTTTTTGCAAAGAATTAGAAAATAAGGACAATAAATTATTGTATCTTCCACCACTACAAATACTCCCTACATCAACGCCAGTCATCTTAGCCTCAAACACAAGTCCGGTATAATAATCAAGACCACGAACTATCTTAAGATTAAAGTTAAATGCATCTTGAATGCCTAATGCACTAAGATGCATAAAGATATCTTCAATTCTATTAATATCATCATTATGATCTAACATATCTTTTAAGATTTTCAATTTATCCCAAAAAGTTCCTTGTAAATTCACAAATTTTAATATTAAATCAACATGTGTCTCACTTAGCTTTGTCAGTAAAGTCTCTCTAACACTTTCAATTCCTATTTTATCTAATTTATCTATATTGCTCAAAATAAAAATATAATCATTTTTTAACCCCAATTTATCAATATAAGCTTTCAATATTCCAATATGAGAAAAGTTAATAACAAACCTTCTATTAATACCCTCTATAAAATTTAAAAAAATTTCTCCAAGACCACAATAAACAACAGATAAGATCTCAGCATCACCACGAAAAGTATCCTCACCTACTATATCAAAATCAAATTGCATAAATTCTCTATATCTACCCTTTTGAGTGTTTTCTCCCCTAAATACTTTCCCCACTTGAGATCTTCTAAAAGGAAATTTAATCTTATTTCTATTAGCAGCCATAAATCTTGCAAAAGGAACCGTTAAATCAAAACGCATAGAAACATCTCTATCTCCATTATCTTTAAATCGATATATTTGTTTCTCTACCTCATCCCCACCTTTTTTTAATAAAAATTCAGAATATTCAAGAATAGGAGTATCCATCAAATCAAAATTATATGAAGCAAGAACACTATGTATCTGCTTTATAATATGAGTACGAATCAACGCTTCTTTTGGCAAGTAATCTCTAAAACCTTTTAAAGTTCTGACATCCACTATATTTAAACCTCTACTAATTTAAAATTTAATCTTTTCATAATATAATATTATAAATATGAGAAGAAATTAATCAAACATTAATATTAAAATCTTGTACTCTTAAATGTTTATTACTTACAATAAGGAGCATGTAGTATTTGATGCATAAAAATTTTGCTAACA is a genomic window containing:
- a CDS encoding tetratricopeptide repeat protein: MSSEKIAELIKDVYLSFRKGDFKTALMKSEEAHALDFDNIEVLTALKSSVYWSGQVESLDRIDKDYEKAEFLVREWNNFARRYLKKMNFDFVQGRNSIKYFIFQLCLTIYKDIYKLQPENLDILIKIAKSYKGMGNYERAISVFLQILGDAKENADVVAELADSYALIDEIKEAKVLFREAFFINPQKIDIDALESEMILKLIEAIKIDRNISDTLIKEWIPVYGALNGVFNIKRELRPIELGHLKQSVYSLRNELKEKSYRSINESILLPRLINKYFWLIDHYVRIKEDRVRIDEILSYIKEIDIGIYQQYVN
- the greA gene encoding transcription elongation factor GreA — its product is MSNTTIERLDNILQEDKWTRIVVNNYSLAKIKELDELIDNIILENLTEEALDICSKHLKDIKKSIAGLYISGMLIYSRRPLNDMSLLTVLDLFSQNLRWSLVEHICHKMLLTSENKHALYTLAKIYSQNNENDKLPDIWIRIVESDVDDTVFVRQLAMHYENIDLQKSIYFFRKAIYRFIDKKQMSGIREIWSKLIRYTSDDFDSFLLILQKVEKELGFKKAVVLYEDLYEHYSISEHVNETIEILKGILKLDNKNQKARENLVLFLREKYKDIKNIEEYLEKSDIENLDKNFVDVYSDFEKYLFFAKGNFVYHQTWFVGIVKDVNEQGIVVDFVSKRGHFISFDMAISALVPLEKDNIRVLKAIKPKEELVESLKRDIEWALKVIIKSYKSIDLKGIKRELVPSLMTQSVWNAWSIKAKQILRDNPHFVMASGKADFYMYNERASNFNEKVYDKFKIEKDFYKRYEIFMHYCTAGGVVKDLHIEEEMLNYFLIYVNNFTKVDHYVISSYVILKSLKNSENGIALKINIEKDINLEVLLREYSKNIVDLFDSILNAEIKKELVSLIKEELIDWVCYYKQLFPYYINKKLIDSLYKEDLKEIEQLFNYVIKNYKVYKDAYIWILKHYTIYSVNLDYSDSELLVNLIKILTGSVVKINNKNNSVANKRIYRMVINLLIKDRYLNIVLGKVMDEELAKRVYMTCFYIRDFPPKDLLHIKSAIRTIFGDIEFEDEKMQFAGEKVEVGFLTILSSLSRKQKELQYLKDVEIPENSKEIGKARELGDLKENAEYHSAKERQQFLTKRLNLLMSEIDVAKVVDMKELQSSVVGFGTKVTMLNEDTGKEEFYLIFGPWESNPDEGIISYKSPFGENLLDAKEGDNLDFMINNTHFRYHIKKVEPAKID
- the hisS gene encoding histidine--tRNA ligase, whose translation is MDVRTLKGFRDYLPKEALIRTHIIKQIHSVLASYNFDLMDTPILEYSEFLLKKGGDEVEKQIYRFKDNGDRDVSMRFDLTVPFARFMAANRNKIKFPFRRSQVGKVFRGENTQKGRYREFMQFDFDIVGEDTFRGDAEILSVVYCGLGEIFLNFIEGINRRFVINFSHIGILKAYIDKLGLKNDYIFILSNIDKLDKIGIESVRETLLTKLSETHVDLILKFVNLQGTFWDKLKILKDMLDHNDDINRIEDIFMHLSALGIQDAFNFNLKIVRGLDYYTGLVFEAKMTGVDVGSICSGGRYNNLLSLFSNSLQKVSGVGGSFGVDRIQHIIESDKFNYIKLFVVKASSRVLIVNIDSELQDYYYKLADKFRRHDYSKINNIACEVYPKNKDGKNIKEQIEYALDKAIRFLFFIGQEEYKEDKIKVRDLTKKEELLLSFDETIKFVKGNDKFLSTPF